The Aspergillus luchuensis IFO 4308 DNA, chromosome 6, nearly complete sequence genome segment GTTGCTGCCGTCAAAGAAGTCACGGGAAAGAggcggaaaaagaaaaggaaagaaagaaagaaagaagaaagactcCAACTGCCACCTACTAGTGAGTATGTGAGTATGATAGCGTCGTTACTCCAAAACGTCACATGCGCAGTCTTTGCGATCGCAACCTGAGCGACGGCAATAATGATAATCGGGACGGCCATTGCGGGACTGCAACGATGCCAGTGCATATGACATGAGTCTTCATCATTGATCATTGTCCTCAACAATCGCATGTATATGCGCATGTACGTCAGAACGGACTACTCCGTTCACATACATAGAATGTAGGTACGATCTTCTCCACTCCCTTCCTTGTTAGCAATCGCGCGCCGTGCCGGACTTGCTCGGCGCGACGCGCTGTGATCGCAAAAAAGGAGGTTGTGGAGGTTCCAGACCGGTGGGAATGTGATGAGTCCAGTGGCGGCTAGGGTgggaaaaagtaaaaaaaatgGCAGActgggaaaaagaaaaccgcGCGCGCTTCGGTTGACTTGCATTGGTAGGCCGTCGTCGCGTGCTAAATCCTAGCACCGATTTGACACCTGTAGCGATCGACTCTGTTGTGCGCGCCCATGTCAGTCGAAGCCATGTCCACGGAGAAAGGTTGGTGACAGGTGCTTGATGGCGTTGCAAAGGTGAGAAACCCATCCAATGGGTTCGGGTGTTTCTCCGGCAGGTTTCCAGATTGCGACGGGGACATCCCCCGCAAaagagctgctgctgtcatACCCTCTCGACACCCGTCTGTGGAAACATGTCAAACAGGTTCCCGAACGCGGCCCGTCCAGCAGCAAAAATGGTCTTTCGTATTACTCGTGAGGCTGACTGGAGGATAGTCACCGAAAAGGCTGGGCGAAACCGTCCTACCGTTTACACACAGACCACGGATTGACACTATTGGTGCGCGAATGGTGAATGGTCACTTGCCCAAATGTCTGTGCTGTGTGCATGTGTTAGGGATTTGCAGTCTAGTCGATATGGAGTAGCCTGTTCCAACCGAGTAGCTCTGTGTAGTGggtgtgtagtagtagtctggAGGTGGCGGGAAATCAAGGAACTGAAGCAGTTCTGATGTGAGGACAGCTCTCCTCGCTTTGCCTCCAAGGGAGATTGCTCAGTGCACTTTTCTTTGTGAACGACCTAGAGGGCACCACGATGTCTTTGTTTTGGGTCTGGGATTTAGAGCGAGTTAGCACCTCCTGAGCAGGGAGTAGGGAGCAGGAATGACTACTTACCCACTAGTAATGAGCAGGTAAGCTCATCGGCAGAACCGGGCACGCCGGGAACTCTCCACTCGAGCAGCAGGGAAAAGTAATCACTaaaggaaaatcaaaataagGAAAAACCTGCACATCCCCTTTTGGTTAGCGTCATATGCAGGCATTCCCTCAGCAGATTTCTTACCTGCAGAAATGGATATCGTATGGATCACTACAGGAGATAGATACTAGCCAGTATCTAAtcaggtagtagtactgtagtAAGAGGTTAAGAAGTTGATAGTGGAACTCTGTCATTAGAAATAATCATTCCTTTCAAATATATCCGGATCATATTCGACCTTCCCATCTTCATACAACACTCTCAGGTTGACCTCGTGTAAGACGTGGTATTCTTGGGCATCACGTAATCCTAGCTAGGGATTGACCTTACCACATTAAAAAAGTTATGATACCAGCTGGCTGGCAAGGCACATTATTGAGACCGTCGCTGTGGCACCGAACTCGTAGTACGACTCATCCCTATTACTGCACGAAATGGGTGCACTGCGCATGCACGCAGTAAGATTTGAAGATCGGTTCCTGGATTCCTCACTGCGCAAGAGACTACCTCTATCCCTCCATAGGTAGGTAGAGCGCTCTCTACCTTAACCCCCTCGCTTACCCCGATTCGAGCGATCGTTTAGTCTTGTAGTACAGTAGCTCGACCGATCGTCCCTCGATAAGGTTGGTATGTTAGAGGGTTAGTCGAAAAGCCTGGGGTTCGGAGTCTGGAGTACGGAGCAGCATGAGACAAATCGCAAATCGCATAAAGGAGGGGGCAAAAGATATGGGACAGGTCATTATGTGGTCGGGAGAAGGATCATTTTGCCACTCGATTGCTCTCACAGCGGAATTTGGAGTGGGTTACATACTCCTACTACTTTTACTAGTTTACTACCGATAGGGAGGGAAGCTTCCCAGGAGGCGAGGCCCACGTGGTCCATTGTGTACAGTTACGTTAGCTGTTCTTTCTTCGTAGGAACTGGGATGATATACTGCTGGGTAGTTGGTTAAGAGGGAAAGGCATATATCTGATATGTAGTGATTAGTATGCATGTCGACAACAATTAAATACTCGCAATACTCCTATCGAGTATTCGATCTCCACACCAACACTCACCCACGCAAGCTACAATTCCCaagcttcctttctctcttaaGTCCTGCGATGAGATTGATACGATAAGCAGCCTCATTGCGACACGCCGTAGACGAATGGATCAGCACAATAACGAGGCTTTAGCTTCCCTTAGACTAGACAATCTCAAATAATTCTCCCTTGGATCGGCATAGCATCCATATCCACTATAATGCCCTCCAAAGGAAGAGCACTGCCACATCCAGTAGTCATCTCCGTGAGCCATTCCCCAGCTCGACAGACTAGAGACGCTGATTTGGTTTTTCTTCATGGAGTCCTTGAGATATGGCTTGGCTGCCTTCCAGATGTCATTTGAAAACCCATATTCGATGATCGAAGCATGTTGATCAAATTGATATCGCGCGGTTGCGACATActccactaccaccattaccatcatctcctcctccacctccacctcctctaCGGTGGCCACTCTTTCAGATGGATAGTTTTTTAAGAACTTTAACAACCAATATTACGCCAAGGAATCCCAGCCTCACTTTTTTTCATTATTCTTCATCTAGCGATCCTACCGCCCAGTAGAATTATGATCCGCTCCGAACCACCCTCTCGGAGTCACAAGGCGGGCAGTCCCGCTGtcaccttctttttctcagaACGAGAATTGgtgggtgtgtatgtgtgtatgtgtatgtgtatgtgtgtatgtgtatgtgtatgtgtatgtaagtatgtcCTGGACAACTGAGGGGTTAGACTCCCGCATCGATTGGTTCTCCCGTATACGGGCGATAAGTTCacatagtaagtagttatcGGACGGTCTGACCAAGCCGGCCCAaactccttcccttcccccctccccataaGGCATTTGGGTTGGCACATCTCATGACCTTGCGAGAAAAGAGTCAGGAGTCAGGATACCTAGCCGGTCTAGTGAGGGGTAGGGGGAGCTTGATGGTGGTTGCTGGGACAAATGATAGGCCTGAGACATGGAATTGATCTGCAATTTGGGTCCGGCGAAGATTTACCTGTAATCGGTCTAAAGAATGGCGCCCGGACCTCGTGATGACCGCATCCCATTCCATCTTTCTATTTGCTGGTCGCCTTTTCCACATAcgcacacacagacacacactcacacaaTCCTCAAAGTCTGAGTGGGTTaagggtaggtaggtagctaCATACttactagctagctagctgctaGCTAGGCAGAATCTTCAGCCAACGCCAacttgcctgcctgcctgccgaCCACCGCGGACGGTACGGAGAACCCCGTCCTGGCATGTGTTTGCATAAGTTAggtggtaagtagtaggtagacCCGGAGTTTCGGCAGCTAAATTTACTACGTACTGTATATGGTGCTTGCGCCGCCGGAGTTTTCTGCTGTCAAGGAAATCCCGCGGGTTACAGACGAGGTTGCGTTTGTGTTGGGGATCGGACTCTCCTTGTGTTGCTTGCTGTTGGGTACGTAGGCTccagattattttttattttattattcatttCGATTAGATGGATCCCCAAGTCAGACGAATGAATACTTTGTAAATTAGGTCTGGCAAATTCCAATCTTGAGAGATGGCGCTTACTACTTACCTATCTACTTACCTGTttgctactagtactagtaggtTGTTCGCAGAACAAATCCCGGGGATTCATATCAGGTTAGcacaacagcagcatcagccaTGGGCGCTACTACTAGCACCAGGATCTTTCTTTTACTTCCACCTATAGCGTATTCGCCCCCTCTGCCCCCGCCAATTTTGATGGCCAATTCCCAATAGCCACAGTGTGTCTCTACCCGTGTAACCCCAGTACAAAACGTCGAGCTATCTGTACATAAAGGACAGGGCTATCCCTTGCTTCCGGCACCTGATCATTCCAATACTAGtttgagagtgagagagagagagagagtcaaAGAGTaggcttcctccttctcctctcctcctctccggcCCTACTTGCCGCATAGGTGTAGTACCGGCGCACAGTATGCACATCATTTGCTACTAACTTTGCCAGTCGACCCAGCCTTGCAGGA includes the following:
- a CDS encoding uncharacterized protein (TransMembrane:2 (i29-53o73-95i)), which codes for MRIYMRLLRTMINDEDSCHMHWHRCSPAMAVPIIIIAVAQVAIAKTAHVTFWSNDAIILTYSLVGGSWSLSSFFLSFLFFFRLFPVTSLTAATGWKRKSALGSKRDKASHGISNAHHAQDGGNQ